The DNA sequence AAACGAAGCATCCCGCCGAGCCGCTGGGCGCATTCGGTGGCACTCGATGCCGATTCGGCACGGTCATCCGGCTCGATGAGGCGATTTTCGATCCCTTGATGATTCTGCTCCCGGTGATAGTGAGCGGCGTACTCGCGAGTTGCTTTCCGAAGCGACCGTTCGCCGAAGAAGATCATTCGATTGAGACACTCATCCTTGATCGACCTGACAAATCGCTCGGCATAGGCGTTCAGGTTGGGGGAACGGTAGGGCAGTCGGACGACTTCGATGCCGGCATCGTTCAAGAGATTCCTGAACGCAGTGGAGAACTTGGAATCCCTGTCGAGGATGAGGAACCGCTTCTCAGCTAGAGATCCATCAAGCGGATCAGTGAGATTGCGACCGATCTGCATCATCCATGGCTCAGCTGGGCTGGGAGTGATTCCAGCAATGTCGATGCGGCGTGTCGCGAGTTCGATCACGAAGAAGACATAGAACGTAACGAGACCACGTGGTGCCCAGACTTCGACGGTGAAGAAGTCGGCAGCGGCGATGACACTCCAATGGGCTTCAAGGAACTGGCCCCACGTCGTTCGCTTGCCCCGCTCCGGAGCAGGGTCGATTCCATGATTCTCCAGGATGTTACTGATCGTGGTGCGCCCGACTCGATGGCCGACGTTCTGAAGTGCCCCCTGGATTCGCGTGTACCCCCAGCGAGGATTTTCGCTGGCCATGCGGACGACCAGTTCGGTGATGATCTCCATGACCCGAGGCCGACCGGGAGATCGGCGCTCGTGGGTCCACTTCTGGGCAACGAGTTGCCGGTGCCAGCGGAGGATCGTGTCGGGCGTGACGAGCGACGCTACCTCGGTGAGCGCCCGTCGCCCAATTACTCAGCCGGAGTCTCTTGCGTCCAAGTTGCTCCTTCAAGACGCAGTTTTCTTCTCGAAGATAGTCAATGACTGCGTCTTGTTGACGCGTGATCCATCCGGCCATCGCGGCCACGAGGATCTGCCAGGGATTGATCACGGTTGCCATCCAGCGATCGTAGCCAGGTCGAGCACGGATCGACAGCTATCGACGTGACGGTGTACGGGCTAGAATTCCAAGGATTGAGGTTCGGCTGAGTACTTGGACAGCACGGGCACCGTGTAGGAACCCGGAGTCAGGGATCAACCGTCACCGACTGCGTGTCGCCGGTGAAATCCTTTACTTGTAAGCATCGATAAAAAGAGAAAGGTTTTCACCGTTATGGTCCGTGTACGGCCAGTAGTCGATATCAACAAGCTCTTTAACATCGCTCTTCTTGAAATCGCTTTTGACTATCTTCTGGAATCCACCTTTCTTCAAGAGTATTTTCGCCGTTTCGAAATCATAGCCGTATTTGTGCTCTCCCTGCTGCTGCAGGGCGTACATTAGGTGATCAAGATTTGTCGTACACCACGACGGATGCAATTCACTCTGGACGTTAAAAAACTCTCGGTTCTTTCGAGTATAAGCGTTGATAATCTTTTCAATGTCCGGAACGGCAACGCGCAGAACTCCTCCGTCGTCCAGGAGTCGGTAGCATTCTGTAACGAAATCGAGAGCTTCGGTTCTGTAGTCAAGGTGTTCAAGGAAGTGAGAGGAATAAATGTAGCTCGTCGAGTTGTCGCCGAATTTTCGCAGCCCGCCGGGCAATCGAATCGTGAGGATTTCGCGGTTCCGCTTCAAGTCGATATTGATCCACTCATCCAAAATCGTCCATCCGCAGCCAAGGTGAAGCCTTAGGTTGCCGTGTTCTTGTGCCCGCTCAATCGCTTTCTTGTGGAGCGCGTAGCAGAGCGGCACGTAAATCGACAATGGCAGCCGAAAGGCAATCGCCTTGATTACGTTCTTGATATGCTTTTTCAATTTGTTGTTTCCACTTCCTAGCGCCGCTGCATAACGTATTTGAAGAGATCTTGACGGGCACTTTCCCACGCTGACATTAAGATAAACTCGTCAAAAATGCCTGTCAACAAAGTCTCGATTGCTGAACGAACAGACTAAACTGCTTCGTGGGCGTACTGTCCAAAAACTCGGCCGACCGTCACTTCGAGTTGACGAGTGTCAGGTAAATCGATCTACGCTGCGACCCGATGGTAGAAACGAAGCATCCCGCCGAGCCGCTGGGCGCATTCGGTGGCACTCGATGCCGATTCGGCACGGTCATCCGGCTCGATGAGGCGATTTTCGATCCCTTGATGATTCTGCTCCCGGTGATAGTGAGCGGGGTACTCGCGAGTTGCTTTCCGAAGCGACCGTTCGCCGAAGAAGATCATTCGATTGAGACACTCATCCTTGATCGACCTGACAAATCGCTCGGCATAGGCGTTCAGGTTGGGGGAACGGTGGGGCAGTCGGACGACTTCGATGCCGGCATCGTTCAGGAGATTCCTGAACGCAGTGGAGAACTTGGAATCCCGTAGGGTCCATTTATTGGATTGCTCCCGCGAATAAGGTCACTGAACCGGGCACGAACCTGTCTGGCAAGTGTCACGCCACCCGTCGTTGGTAGTTCTACTCTTCGCAAACTCTACGCAACGCCATGGAATTCCTGGACACTGCTGAAGGCTAATAAAGGTGTCCAAAAAGTGACATAGAGGACGGAAAACCTGGACCTCAACGGACACCATGGACATCAAAAACAAAGGTGTTCCGCAAAACTCCAGTAACCACGAACATCTGAATCGGACTCATAATCCGCTGGTCCCTGGTTGGCTTCGCCGCGCCTGCGGCGTCGAGTCCTGGTGGGCCCACCATTTCAAGTTGTTGTGAGGCAATGGGTTGGGGCGTTGAGGGCGGACACGGTCGAAGGACGCGACTAGGAAAAGTGTCCAAACTGAAACGGGAAAGACCGATCACAACTGCAGTGCGTGGCCCTGTGCAAGAGACTTAGTGACCGTCTTCCAGGAGTTCCGACATGCCACGCCGTCGCCATCTAGTGATCGTAGCCAGATCGAGAACTGATCGGCAGCTATCGACGTGACGGTGTACGGGCTAGAATCCCAAGGATTCAGGTTCGGCCCAGTAATTGGACAGTACGCGCACCAGCCCCGTAACGGATTGAAGAGCGGATCGGATGTGCGACAGAACCGGCCCAAAATCCGTCTTGGGCCGAAAAACCGCCACCATTTTCTCGTGATCGACTATTTTTCGAGAGCCTGGAGCGTCGGCGGCGTTATCCGTGGGTGAGGGCCAGACATGAAGCAACCGACGCCGCGAGACCTGTTCGATCGCCACCACTTGCCGGTATTCCGCTTCTTGCGCCGGCTCGTCGGTGGCCATCAGCAAGCCGAGGACCTGACCCAGGAGGTCTTTCTCCGGGTCGTCCGCGGCATCGAATCCTATCGTGTCGAGGAACGTGAAGCAGCCTGGGTCTTCACCATCGCCCGAAACGTTTACCGCGACCACCAACGCAACGCAGCGCGCCGGCCCGAACCGGTCAGCCTCGAGGTTGCCGGTCCGGTCCCGATCGATCCCGTGCAGCATCTGTCGCGCAGCATCGTCGAAGCGCTACAGCATCTGGCGGAGCCCGAACGTGAAGCGTTCCTGATGCGCGAGGTGTCCGGGATGAGCTATGTGGAAATCGCCGCCGCCGTCGAGGCGACCCCCGACGCCGTGCGCAACCGGATCCATCGGGCACGGGGCTCGTTGCGCCGGTTGCTCTCGACCAAACTGAGCAAAGTTCGTTCGAACGTCCTCAAGGAGGCCTGATCATGACCCGCGAACCGAACGAGATTCTGTCAGCGTTCCTGGACGGTGAGGCCGTCGAGGATCTGGCGCTCGCCGAGGCGCTCGCCGCTCCCGGTGGGCGTGAGACGCTCGTCGATTTCGTCTTGCTGCGCGGTGCGATGACGTCGGCCGCGGATCGGCCCGGCGCAGAGTTCTACAAGAACATGGATGCGCTGCTGGAGCCGCAGGCGCGGAAACGCCCGTGGCGGACGCTTGCCGCCGCGGCGGCAGTGGTCGCGTTCCTGGCGCTGGGTGTGTGGTCGCTGCGTCCGACCGAGACGGTCCAGATCGATCCACCGACGCCGGCTCCCGAGGCGTCGCGCACGTTGCACTTCGAACGCGGCGTGGACTGGGAAGGGCAGGGCTGATGAACAAGAAAGGGGATCGCATGAAAGGACTCTCGACGCTTTTGATGATCGTCGTGGCGGGAACCGTCTCGGCGCAAGATGTACAACAGCGGACTCCCGGTCGATTGCATGACGAGGCCGTCGCCGTCACCCTGGTGCGCTGGACGACCGACGCCGACGGCGCCAAGCGCGAGACAGGCTCCGCCGACATCGCGCTGAGGGTACGCGAGCGCGGGAGTATCCATGCCTCCACCGGTTTCGTGCGTGACGACGGAGCGGTGCTCGACCCGTTGTGCAGCAACTCGATCGGCGGGGGCGGCGATCACCGGGAGTTGCTCGACGGTTCCGCTCACCTGTGGTGGGTCGATGTCGAGGTCGTGGAGGCCACGACACAGCGGATCGAGCTGGCGATCGACTGGAACCGCCACGATCGGGACGACGCGGGAAACTCGCGCGTTGCCCGTGAGGGTCGGCGCACGATCGTGCTCGAGGAGGAGCAGAGTCACGTGATCGACTTCCTCGAGCCCGATGTCGACCCCGAGGCCGCCGGCCGCTGTGGCCTGAACGTCCTGTACGAACTGAGCGCCAGCGTGATCGAGGATCCGAAGCTCGCCGATACGCGGTTGCAGTATTTCTTCTGGGTCTTCGATTACGAGGACGGCAATCGGCAGTTCCACACGGTTTACGCCAGCGGGACGCAGGGCGAACAGGTGGAGGTCGAGCCCGTGTCGCTCCGCTGGCCCATCGTACGACGGACACCCGACGGGAAAACGGCCGACGTGGTCGCCGAGATCCGGGCGTCTCTACGCGGTCGCAAGCGTGTCGACGGATCGATCGACCTGTATCTCGGAGCCCGCCGAAAGATCGGTGTCGCTCGACCGGGCCTGGCGCCCCGGGGGGGCGTCGGCGGCGGAGGACATCGCATGTTCAACATTCGACCCGGAGAGACGATCGAACTAGTGATGCCAAAACCGCAGGGCTGGAGTACGGAGCGGATCGACCCGGCGGGCAAGCGCGGACAGGTCGAATCCGAACCCGACGCCGAGGGGATCGCGGTGGCCGAGAATACCGTCCGGGTCAAGTTCGGTTCTTTTTTCGCCGAGCGCAGCATGTCGATCTTCGTGACGGCCACTTTGTTGGACGATGACGAGGAGAGTGTCACGGGTGCCGTTCCGTGAGCCGCTTCAGACGGCCTTGACCGAGCGCCGCAGCACCCACGCGTCGGCCGCCGCGAGAATGGCTTCCACGATGACCCACCGGAACCCCGGCAACAACGTCGTTGCCGCGCCTACGGCGTCGAGTCCTGGTGGGTCCACCACTGCCCGGTATTAGACGGTATAATCGACTCATGGATCGTTCTGTACTCAACCATGACACATCCCGGCAAGCAGAGGATCTCCAGGTCGAACTGTGGCGCCGGATGTCTCAACTTTCGAAGATCCAGACGGTGAGTGCACTTTCGCGTTCCGTTTTGCAGTTATCGCTTACTGGGATTCGCCAGCGTTTTCCTGAAGCAACGGATCGCGAATGCAAGATTCGTCTCGCTCGGCTCACCCTGGGCCCCGAACTGGCCAATCGGGCATATCCTGAATCCTCCAAGTTGACCGGATACTGAAGTTGCCGGCAGACCCCATTCAGGTCGCACTGGAAGTAGCGAATGCACTTGAGAGTTGTGGTTTGTGTTACCTGGTCGGCGGATCGCTTGCAAGTTCACTCAGTGGCGAACCACGTTCCACTTTAGACGTTGACCTTGTCGTCTCAATCTCCGAGAGCGACGTCCAGCCATTCATCGACAGACTAGGCGACGAGTTCTACGCTGAGCCGGACTCCCTCCGGCGTGCAATCCGCGATAGATCGAGTATGAACATCATCCACTACGGATCATCGATGAAAGTCGATCTATTCATCGTAGGTGGTTCTGTCCTCGATGAGCAGCAGATGAAACGACGGCAACGAGTCCAGGTTGCATCCGATCCCGATCGCTACCTGTATTTCTACACCGCCGAGGATATTCTGCTCCAGAAGTTGAACTGGTATCGCGCGGGGAACGAACACTCCGATCGACAGTGGCGGGACATCCTGGGGATCATCCTCGTTCAGTCGGGATTGGATGATGCATACTTACAGGACGGCGCCAAGAAATTGGGAGTTGTCGATTTACTCGACCGCGCAATGCGCGAAGGGCGAAACTCCTAGACCCATTTTCACGATTCAATCTGGAGCGCTGGCTAGTGTCCAAAAAGTGACATTGGGGACGGATACCCTGGACCTCAACGGACACCATGGACATCAAATACAACGGTGTTCCGCAAAACTCCAACATCCAAGAACATCTGAAGCGGACTCATGATCCGCTGGTCCCAGGTTGGCTTCGCCGCGCCTTCGGCGTCGAGTCCTGGTGGGCCCACCACACCGCAACCCCGTCAGGGTATGCTCTGCTCCTTGTTCGAAAAAAGGGGAACGGCAAAGTGGCTATCGAGTCCGGACAACAACTGCTCCACTACCGTCTGATCGAAGAAATCAGCGCGGCGTCAAGGTCCGATAATATGCCCTTACGTGAACTCCAAGACTTCGCGATGAGGCTGAAACGGGCCCCGGGCGGCCCGGAGGGACCGACGACTAGTGCAACTCGGCCGCGCGGATCTTTTCCCACTGCGAGCGGGTCAGAGCCGGACTGAGCTCGCCCAGGCCGGAGAGCGTGGTGTGCAGATTGAAGCCCGAGATACCGCTCTGCCGGACGAACCGGGCCAGCCCCCGGTAAAAGCGCGGCGTGTACTCCCACTCGTCGACGATCTGGAACGACACCCAGGGATCGGTCCCGGTCAGCGCACGGATGTCGAAAATAGCGGTCTGCCAGTACGGCGAAGCGATGGGAACCCAGTAAGTGCCGGGGAAGACCAGCATGATCTCGTCGGCGACCTGCGCCAGGGCCTGCAGGTCCTGATGCCCGACCTCCACCGGGCTCAGCCCGTAGTAGCGGTTCTCGATGGCGAAGGGATAACCGGTCACAACCGTCTCCACGTCCGGGTCGACGGCCTTGATCGTGTTGATCAACGTCGTGGCATAGTCGGTGATCTCGTCCGCCATCCACGACGGTCCGTTCGGACAGTCGGCGTGCCCCATCGTGTCGGTATTCCCGAAGAGATTGGCAAAGAACAGGTAGTCGAGAACGACACCGTCAACTTCGTAGTTCGAGACCAGGTTCTGCAGCAGGGTGACGAGTTGGTCCTCGTACGCCTGGACGCACGGTGATAGGTTCAGGTTCGGGTACCCGCCGCTGCTGTACTCGTTCAGTTTTTGTAACCAGTCGGGTTGTTCCCCGGCGGTCTGACGGTCCGCCAGCGTGGCAAAACCGGCGTAGACCTTTTTCCCCCGGGCGTGGGCCTCCTGGATCAGCGGACCCAGGGCGTCGGACTGCTCTCTCACCGCCCAGCCGCTGGAACTGAAATAGAGATAGCCCTTCAGACTCTTCACGGTCAGGACCAACGTGTCGAAGTCCCCCGATTGGTCCACGACGTAGGGAGCGCCGTAGTCCAGCACGTCCCGCGGGTTGATGTAGACGCTCGTCCGTTCCTCGACGGCGGCGGGAACCGGTTCGAGGCCGCTGACGGCGTTGATGCGAGCGATGAAGTCGTCACCGGAAGTGGGATGCGGCATGTTCTTGGTCCCCGGCGGGACCGGGTCGTAGTAGAACGAATTGTCGAGCGGGTCGGATCCGTACGGAGCATGGGTGTCGATGTTGATCCAGCCCTGGTTTGAAAAATAAGCGGCGCCCGCGGTAGACGACGGAATACCCACGGTACGAAATAGGTGAGAGATGATCTTCCGTGGAACGCCGCTGGTGTGGAAGAAGTGGTTCTCGATCTCCCACCCTGAGCGATCCCCCCAGAATTGGGTCTTGCCACTGGTATAGCCCACGGTGTTCAACCACTGATCGAGACACCAATCGTAGAACTTCTCGCCGGCCTGATACGCGTTGTGCGTGTTGCCGTAAATGTCACGTGCCAGTTTGAGCATGCTGTACTGATGCGCCGACGATCCGTAGTAACGCCGTGAATGGTTGGGGAAGAACGCGGTGCCGTCGGACTGCTCGAGAGCGGACGTGTAGTCCTCGAAACCTGCCGGCGTCGACCAGGGGACCAGACCTTCGGCGGAAATGATGTACCGATTCCACAGCTCGGGAAGGTAGCCCTGGAATTCCCGCGCGCGTAACAACCCCGCGGCGTAGTAGACCAGCTCGGCGTAACGGACCTCGGCGGTCGTCCCCTGGACCGTCAGGCTCGACGGGTATTCGCCGCTTGCGATGTAGACGTCGTCCAGTTGTCGCAGCAGAGCTAAGTACTCGTCACGGGTGAAGGGACGATCGTAATACGTGTCCTCGAGCGTGATGCCGGGGTAGGGGTTGTTGGGTGGGATCAGCCCGGCCGGGGCCTGGGGCGGGGGAAACGGATCCTCGGACGTCATCGCTAGAAGGGATCTCGACGACAGGTGCAGGAACTCAGCCGAGTTAATGAATTGTCCACCGTAGAGGATGCTCTCGTCCAGCATGCGCAACGTTTCCATCGAACCCGCAAGATCCGTCGACGAGGCCAGCAGGTCGTCGAGGACCTGCGGTCGACTCGTCACGTTGTAGAACCACAGATCGCCTGCGGGAGGACTGTCGGTCCAGGTTGTCAGGAGGGTCTGGGCGATTTCGGCCGCAACCCCAGGCAGCGCCCCCGGGTCGACGGACCGATAGATTTCGTAGTCCGGTTGCTTGCCGCTCCACGACAAGGTGACCTGCGAGGCCGCGGGTCCGCGGCTCACGGTCAGTGTCACGCCGTCCCCGGCAACCGACGGCTGGCAGACGGCGCCGGCGATCCAAAGGACGACCAGCCAGGCGACGAGTGTTCCCTGGGTCGCATGAGATCGCATGAGCACCTCCGAATGTAGGAAAGACATCATTATATAAGGATCCTCGGAGAGGTCGATTCTGAATCGCGTGCTGTCCATTTATTGGGCCGACCGACATTTCGAGTTGATGCGCGACTCGCAAATCGATCTACGCAGCGGCGCGATGGTAGAAGCGCAACATTCCGCCGAGCCGCTGGGCGCACTCGATCCACCATGCTTATGTGATTGCTGTTGTTTTACTTATCGTTCCGTCGGTAAAATGGACAAGCGGCCTTTCCACCGAGCATCCGAATATCGGCTCCGTCCTGGGTCCGACAATACGCCCGCTGATCGACGGCGATCTTGCGGGGATCGAGGCCTCGACGGATCAGCCGGCGCGCTGCGGAAGTTCGGACGCGTGCCGCATTGGAAGGTGGACTAAAACAATGACTCAAAGCCTGACACGGGTCGGAGCTTGGTTGGCAGATTCCAGAGCCGGCCGATTGACCG is a window from the Acidobacteriota bacterium genome containing:
- a CDS encoding family 10 glycosylhydrolase; amino-acid sequence: MRSHATQGTLVAWLVVLWIAGAVCQPSVAGDGVTLTVSRGPAASQVTLSWSGKQPDYEIYRSVDPGALPGVAAEIAQTLLTTWTDSPPAGDLWFYNVTSRPQVLDDLLASSTDLAGSMETLRMLDESILYGGQFINSAEFLHLSSRSLLAMTSEDPFPPPQAPAGLIPPNNPYPGITLEDTYYDRPFTRDEYLALLRQLDDVYIASGEYPSSLTVQGTTAEVRYAELVYYAAGLLRAREFQGYLPELWNRYIISAEGLVPWSTPAGFEDYTSALEQSDGTAFFPNHSRRYYGSSAHQYSMLKLARDIYGNTHNAYQAGEKFYDWCLDQWLNTVGYTSGKTQFWGDRSGWEIENHFFHTSGVPRKIISHLFRTVGIPSSTAGAAYFSNQGWINIDTHAPYGSDPLDNSFYYDPVPPGTKNMPHPTSGDDFIARINAVSGLEPVPAAVEERTSVYINPRDVLDYGAPYVVDQSGDFDTLVLTVKSLKGYLYFSSSGWAVREQSDALGPLIQEAHARGKKVYAGFATLADRQTAGEQPDWLQKLNEYSSGGYPNLNLSPCVQAYEDQLVTLLQNLVSNYEVDGVVLDYLFFANLFGNTDTMGHADCPNGPSWMADEITDYATTLINTIKAVDPDVETVVTGYPFAIENRYYGLSPVEVGHQDLQALAQVADEIMLVFPGTYWVPIASPYWQTAIFDIRALTGTDPWVSFQIVDEWEYTPRFYRGLARFVRQSGISGFNLHTTLSGLGELSPALTRSQWEKIRAAELH
- a CDS encoding methyltransferase domain-containing protein → MKKHIKNVIKAIAFRLPLSIYVPLCYALHKKAIERAQEHGNLRLHLGCGWTILDEWINIDLKRNREILTIRLPGGLRKFGDNSTSYIYSSHFLEHLDYRTEALDFVTECYRLLDDGGVLRVAVPDIEKIINAYTRKNREFFNVQSELHPSWCTTNLDHLMYALQQQGEHKYGYDFETAKILLKKGGFQKIVKSDFKKSDVKELVDIDYWPYTDHNGENLSLFIDAYK
- a CDS encoding RNA polymerase sigma factor, whose protein sequence is MKQPTPRDLFDRHHLPVFRFLRRLVGGHQQAEDLTQEVFLRVVRGIESYRVEEREAAWVFTIARNVYRDHQRNAARRPEPVSLEVAGPVPIDPVQHLSRSIVEALQHLAEPEREAFLMREVSGMSYVEIAAAVEATPDAVRNRIHRARGSLRRLLSTKLSKVRSNVLKEA
- a CDS encoding integrase core domain-containing protein; its protein translation is MEIITELVVRMASENPRWGYTRIQGALQNVGHRVGRTTISNILENHGIDPAPERGKRTTWGQFLEAHWSVIAAADFFTVEVWAPRGLVTFYVFFVIELATRRIDIAGITPSPAEPWMMQIGRNLTDPLDGSLAEKRFLILDRDSKFSTAFRNLLNDAGIEVVRLPYRSPNLNAYAERFVRSIKDECLNRMIFFGERSLRKATREYAAHYHREQNHQGIENRLIEPDDRAESASSATECAQRLGGMLR